A window of the Anaerolineae bacterium genome harbors these coding sequences:
- a CDS encoding Lysine Biosynthetic Amino Acid Carrier Protein LysW has product MTSTCPECEASVSLSNDTMLSEIVVCPDCGVDLEVVSLDPPALAPAPMEAEDWGE; this is encoded by the coding sequence ATGACTTCAACCTGTCCCGAATGTGAGGCAAGTGTCTCTTTATCGAATGACACGATGCTGAGCGAGATTGTTGTCTGCCCCGATTGCGGCGTGGATCTGGAAGTGGTTTCTCTCGATCCTCCCGCCTTGGCGCCCGCACCGATGGAAGCAGAGGATTGGGGCGAATAG
- a CDS encoding Pantothenate kinase type III, CoaX-like encodes MLLAIDIGNTNITFGVYQEDRLGPRWRLATDHERMPDEYGLQFVSFLRHGGVAPEALTGVCLASVVPPVTGRIVEACRRYLHQEPLIVDAGVKTGVRIRYDDPRAVGADRIVDAAAVQKLYGGPACVVDFGTATTFDAISEEGDYLGGAITPGIGIAAEALFLRTAKLPRVDLQRPPNVIGKNTVHAMQSGLIFGYVALVEGMVARFRAELGEKMKVIATGGLAEVIAAETTVLQIIAPWLTLDGLNIIWKLNRP; translated from the coding sequence ATGCTTTTAGCCATTGATATCGGCAATACCAACATCACCTTTGGCGTTTATCAAGAGGATCGCCTGGGTCCACGCTGGCGCCTGGCTACCGATCATGAACGGATGCCAGATGAATACGGCTTGCAATTTGTCTCTTTCTTACGCCATGGCGGAGTGGCGCCGGAGGCTCTCACCGGAGTCTGTCTGGCTTCGGTGGTGCCGCCGGTGACGGGGAGAATTGTAGAAGCCTGCCGCCGCTACCTCCACCAGGAGCCGCTGATCGTGGATGCGGGGGTGAAGACGGGGGTGCGCATTCGGTACGACGACCCGCGCGCAGTCGGTGCCGATCGCATTGTGGATGCAGCCGCAGTGCAAAAACTCTATGGCGGCCCGGCCTGTGTGGTGGATTTTGGCACGGCGACCACCTTTGACGCCATTTCCGAAGAGGGCGATTATTTGGGCGGGGCGATTACTCCCGGGATTGGCATTGCCGCCGAAGCTCTTTTTCTTCGCACGGCGAAACTGCCCCGCGTCGACCTGCAGCGTCCGCCAAACGTGATCGGTAAAAACACCGTTCATGCCATGCAATCGGGGCTGATCTTCGGTTATGTGGCGTTGGTGGAAGGGATGGTGGCGCGTTTCCGCGCTGAATTAGGAGAGAAAATGAAAGTGATCGCCACCGGTGGGTTAGCCGAGGTGATCGCCGCAGAAACCACTGTCTTGCAGATCATCGCCCCATGGCTGACCCTGGATGGCTTGAACATCATCTGGAAGCTCAACCGACCGTGA
- a CDS encoding Pantoate--beta-alanine ligase: MGEAKPSPPSPLPQGEGRWIHPHPSPTGRGKNLKEQEVIHMQTITTLQDLRQARQNLPEPLGLVPTMGYLHEGHLSLVRVARRECASVVVSIFVNPTQFGPQEDLERYPRDLPRDLTLLEAEGVDVVWTPTPQIMYPEGYQTWVTVEQIAAPLEGAMRPGHFRGVATVVAKLFNAVQPQRAYFGQKDAQQALVIRRLVADLNFPIQVVVCPTVREADGLAMSSRNVYLNPQERQAATVLYRALTAAQAAYEAGQRNADHLRQVMQAVLNGEPLARAQYVSCARLEDLQEWQGEVSGAALLSLAVFIGQTRLIDNLVIGGEF, translated from the coding sequence ATGGGCGAGGCAAAGCCCTCACCCCCGTCCCCTCTCCCACAAGGCGAGGGGAGATGGATTCACCCTCACCCCTCTCCCACAGGGCGAGGGAAAAATTTGAAGGAACAAGAGGTAATTCATATGCAGACGATCACAACCCTCCAGGACCTTCGCCAGGCTCGCCAGAATTTGCCAGAGCCGCTGGGATTGGTGCCGACCATGGGCTATTTACACGAAGGGCATCTTTCGCTGGTTCGAGTTGCCAGACGCGAGTGCGCTTCGGTCGTGGTCAGCATTTTTGTTAACCCCACCCAATTCGGTCCGCAGGAAGATCTGGAACGCTATCCACGTGATCTGCCCCGCGATCTGACCTTATTAGAAGCTGAGGGGGTGGATGTGGTGTGGACGCCCACCCCGCAAATCATGTATCCGGAAGGCTATCAAACGTGGGTAACGGTTGAGCAGATCGCTGCACCCCTGGAAGGCGCCATGCGCCCCGGGCATTTTCGAGGAGTTGCCACAGTGGTTGCCAAGCTGTTTAATGCCGTACAGCCACAGCGAGCCTACTTTGGTCAGAAAGATGCTCAGCAGGCGTTGGTCATTCGCCGTCTGGTTGCCGATCTCAATTTCCCCATCCAGGTGGTGGTTTGTCCTACCGTGCGCGAGGCTGATGGACTTGCCATGTCCAGCCGCAATGTCTATCTCAACCCACAGGAGCGACAGGCTGCCACCGTGCTCTACCGTGCCCTGACCGCTGCCCAGGCGGCATATGAAGCCGGGCAACGCAACGCCGATCATCTTCGCCAGGTGATGCAAGCTGTCCTGAACGGTGAACCGCTGGCGCGAGCGCAGTATGTCTCCTGTGCCAGACTGGAGGACCTGCAGGAATGGCAGGGTGAGGTGAGCGGTGCAGCCCTGCTTTCGCTGGCAGTTTTCATTGGTCAGACCCGCCTGATCGACAATCTGGTCATCGGTGGCGAGTTTTAG
- a CDS encoding 2-dehydropantoate 2-reductase, whose amino-acid sequence MNDERVLIVGSGALACLFAARLAAAGVQVAMLGSWQAALQAISQQGIRLTTLDGQQNVVRVFATADPEEVQGVRYAIVLVKSWQSERAARQLHHCLAMEGVALTLQNGWGNREILSQILGAERVALGVTTLGATLLAPAVVRQAGDGMISLGAQPRLAPLVNCLRQAGFELEICQNLEALVWGKLVINAAINPLTALLGITNGELLQRPTARQLMHRAAEEAARVAKAQGIALPYDDPIEMVETVAQRTAENVSSMLQDVRRGAPTEIDAICGAIVYAARQAGISTPTLELLWHLVRALVEKTDEFSPSQGVVETLTPDPSPAGRGEIDSLLP is encoded by the coding sequence ATGAACGATGAAAGGGTGCTGATCGTCGGAAGTGGCGCGCTGGCGTGTTTGTTCGCCGCCCGGCTGGCGGCGGCAGGCGTCCAGGTGGCAATGCTGGGCAGTTGGCAAGCCGCTTTGCAGGCAATCTCGCAGCAAGGAATTCGCCTGACCACCTTGGATGGACAGCAGAACGTGGTGCGCGTATTTGCCACGGCTGATCCTGAGGAAGTGCAGGGCGTTCGTTACGCAATCGTGCTGGTCAAATCGTGGCAGAGCGAGCGGGCGGCAAGGCAATTGCACCATTGCCTCGCCATGGAAGGCGTGGCGCTCACCTTGCAAAACGGCTGGGGAAACCGCGAAATTCTCAGCCAGATACTCGGTGCCGAACGGGTGGCGTTGGGCGTCACCACCCTCGGGGCGACCTTGCTCGCCCCTGCAGTCGTTCGACAGGCAGGCGATGGGATGATCTCGCTTGGCGCTCAGCCGCGTCTGGCGCCACTGGTAAACTGTCTTCGCCAGGCAGGTTTTGAACTGGAAATCTGCCAGAACCTCGAGGCACTGGTGTGGGGGAAACTGGTGATCAACGCCGCCATCAATCCTCTTACGGCTTTGTTAGGGATAACCAACGGCGAGTTGCTGCAACGACCCACGGCGCGGCAATTGATGCACCGCGCCGCAGAAGAAGCTGCACGGGTGGCAAAGGCTCAGGGGATTGCGTTGCCCTATGACGACCCGATTGAGATGGTCGAGACAGTTGCTCAGCGTACGGCGGAGAACGTCTCTTCGATGCTGCAGGATGTCCGCCGGGGTGCCCCAACGGAGATTGATGCGATCTGTGGGGCGATTGTATATGCCGCCCGTCAGGCAGGGATATCGACGCCCACGCTGGAGCTGTTGTGGCATTTGGTGCGGGCGTTGGTGGAAAAGACGGATGAATTTTCTCCCTCGCAGGGCGTGGTAGAAACCCTCACCCCTGACCCCTCTCCCGCAGGGCGAGGGGAGATAGACTCCCTTCTCCCTTAG
- a CDS encoding 3-methyl-2-oxobutanoate hydroxymethyltransferase — translation MSAQLTPTPPSTTERKKITLTDLQRKKEQGQAITMLTAADYPTAKALDEAGIDIILVGDSLGMVVLGYPNTLQVTMEEMLHHCRAVARGAQKAFLIGDMPFMSYQVSVQEAVRNAGRFLQEGGMEAVKLEGGRERLETIRAIVAAGIPVMGHLGLTPQSIHQLGGFRPQGRHAAQARRVLEDALLLQEAGCFSIVLESIPHQLAATITQNLEIPTIGIGAGAACDGQVLVTHDLLGLFDRFTPRFAKQYAQFYPLMRAAFAQYIAEVQSGAFPTADHSLEMSETEWQSFLQQLQSLSPKWWSEATIP, via the coding sequence ATGTCTGCTCAACTGACCCCCACGCCTCCGTCAACGACGGAGCGCAAAAAAATCACCCTCACCGACCTGCAGCGTAAAAAAGAACAAGGACAGGCGATCACCATGTTGACCGCAGCCGATTACCCCACCGCCAAAGCCCTGGATGAGGCTGGCATTGACATCATCCTGGTGGGTGACTCTTTGGGTATGGTAGTTTTGGGATATCCAAATACCTTACAGGTGACGATGGAGGAAATGTTGCATCACTGTCGCGCCGTGGCGCGCGGCGCTCAAAAAGCCTTTCTGATTGGGGATATGCCCTTCATGTCCTATCAAGTTTCGGTGCAGGAAGCGGTGCGGAATGCCGGTCGCTTTTTGCAAGAAGGAGGCATGGAAGCGGTGAAGCTGGAGGGCGGTCGTGAACGGCTCGAGACGATTCGAGCCATTGTCGCAGCCGGCATCCCGGTCATGGGACACCTTGGTTTAACCCCTCAGAGCATCCATCAATTGGGCGGTTTCCGCCCGCAGGGACGTCATGCCGCCCAGGCGCGGCGTGTGTTGGAAGATGCACTCCTTCTGCAGGAAGCGGGCTGTTTCAGCATCGTATTGGAATCGATCCCCCACCAACTGGCAGCCACCATCACCCAAAACCTGGAAATCCCCACCATCGGCATTGGCGCCGGCGCTGCCTGTGATGGTCAGGTGTTGGTCACCCACGATTTATTGGGCTTGTTTGACCGTTTTACGCCCCGCTTTGCCAAGCAATATGCCCAATTCTATCCTCTGATGCGGGCTGCCTTTGCCCAATATATTGCCGAAGTCCAAAGCGGCGCCTTCCCAACCGCAGACCATAGCCTGGAAATGAGCGAAACAGAGTGGCAGTCTTTCTTACAACAATTGCAAAGCCTGTCCCCCAAATGGTGGTCTGAAGCGACTATCCCATGA
- a CDS encoding Secreted protease metal-dependent protease — protein sequence MNEKKLGCWIIGSIVVLSLCLVCVCSVAGGASYWLWNQVAAQSTLEVSLSDGTPTPIVRRPPGTPTPIAPSDPTALLPTPAGQPSAVPGNPTLAEASPEQVLELLNNTIVPVNDLVDLAQRLQGKKNIQRTQPAPPKPYQVGDTKSFWITNADTNESFRVQTTLRYVTEHAYFWVENGVSYRERELQDLAETFEKKIYPTNREFFGSEWNPGADGDPRIYILYVRNAGDNIAGYFSSVDSYPPEAHEYSNWHETFVFNADTVDLNEEFTYGVLAHEFQHMIHWANDRNEEIWINEAFSELAMFLNGFDTGGHDWLFSRQPDLQLNDWPTDQDITGPHYGASFLFMTYFLDRFGENATKKLVQLPENGLTSIDVLMQSLGIRDSRSGQIVTADDIFVDWTIANYLNDPNVDDGRYFYSNYTVVPKVSDTETIRSCDSSQHTREVRQYGADYIRIRCPAPTTLVFEGSTVVGLLPADPYSGAWAFWSNKGDESDMTLTRTFDFTQVQAPLTLQYWTWYDLEKDYDFAYLLASTNGEDWEMLRPPSGTDNDLTGNNFGFGYNGMSGGGEEAIWIQESVDLSRFAGQKVQIRFEYVTDAAVNGEGLLVDDIAIPEIGYFTDFESDDGGWEAAGFVRIQNVLPQTYRLSLIRIGKPHTVETLTLNADNTLEIPLEFGKNLSEVVLVVSGTTRFTRQPTAYRFYFLP from the coding sequence ATGAACGAGAAAAAATTGGGGTGTTGGATTATTGGTAGTATCGTCGTGTTATCGCTTTGCCTGGTATGTGTCTGTAGTGTAGCCGGCGGTGCGTCTTACTGGTTATGGAATCAGGTTGCTGCTCAAAGCACCCTCGAGGTCAGTCTCTCGGATGGCACACCTACTCCGATCGTTCGCCGTCCGCCGGGCACGCCAACCCCCATTGCTCCTTCCGACCCAACTGCACTTCTTCCCACACCAGCCGGGCAACCGTCTGCCGTTCCGGGCAACCCAACCCTGGCTGAAGCCTCCCCCGAACAGGTTTTGGAACTGCTCAATAACACCATCGTGCCGGTCAACGATCTGGTGGATCTGGCGCAACGCCTGCAAGGCAAGAAGAACATCCAGCGCACTCAGCCAGCCCCGCCCAAGCCCTATCAGGTTGGCGACACCAAATCGTTCTGGATTACCAATGCCGACACAAACGAGAGCTTTCGAGTTCAAACGACCTTACGCTATGTCACCGAACACGCCTATTTCTGGGTTGAAAACGGTGTTTCGTACCGCGAGCGCGAACTGCAAGATCTGGCAGAGACCTTTGAGAAGAAGATTTATCCCACCAATCGGGAGTTTTTCGGCAGCGAATGGAATCCAGGCGCGGACGGCGACCCGCGCATCTACATTCTCTACGTGCGCAATGCCGGAGATAACATCGCCGGCTATTTCTCCTCGGTCGATTCTTATCCGCCCGAAGCCCATGAATATTCCAACTGGCACGAAACCTTCGTCTTTAACGCTGATACGGTTGACCTCAACGAAGAATTTACTTACGGCGTGCTTGCCCATGAATTTCAACACATGATTCACTGGGCGAACGACCGCAATGAGGAAATCTGGATCAACGAAGCCTTTTCCGAATTAGCCATGTTTTTGAACGGTTTTGACACCGGCGGGCATGACTGGCTCTTTTCCCGCCAGCCCGACCTGCAATTGAACGACTGGCCGACCGATCAAGACATCACCGGACCGCATTATGGCGCTTCCTTTCTCTTTATGACCTACTTCTTAGACCGTTTCGGCGAGAACGCCACCAAGAAGCTGGTTCAGTTGCCCGAAAACGGGCTGACGAGCATTGATGTTTTGATGCAGAGTCTCGGGATTCGCGACTCGCGCAGCGGGCAGATCGTCACCGCCGATGATATTTTCGTCGACTGGACAATCGCCAATTACCTGAACGATCCCAACGTGGACGATGGGCGGTATTTCTACTCCAACTACACCGTTGTGCCGAAAGTCTCGGATACCGAGACCATTCGTTCATGTGATTCCAGCCAACACACCCGTGAAGTCCGCCAGTATGGAGCGGATTACATCCGCATTCGCTGCCCGGCGCCAACCACCCTGGTCTTTGAGGGGTCAACCGTCGTCGGTCTTTTGCCGGCTGACCCGTACTCTGGTGCCTGGGCTTTCTGGTCGAACAAGGGAGATGAGTCCGACATGACCCTCACACGCACCTTCGATTTCACCCAGGTGCAGGCTCCGCTCACCCTTCAATACTGGACGTGGTACGATCTGGAGAAGGATTACGATTTTGCCTATCTGTTAGCTTCGACCAATGGCGAAGATTGGGAGATGCTCCGTCCGCCCTCCGGCACCGATAATGACCTGACCGGCAACAATTTCGGCTTTGGCTACAACGGGATGAGTGGAGGCGGGGAAGAAGCGATCTGGATTCAGGAGAGTGTCGATCTTTCCAGGTTTGCCGGGCAAAAAGTGCAGATTCGCTTCGAATACGTGACCGATGCAGCCGTCAACGGCGAGGGGTTGCTGGTGGATGACATTGCCATCCCTGAAATTGGCTACTTCACCGACTTCGAGAGCGATGATGGCGGTTGGGAAGCAGCCGGTTTCGTGCGCATACAAAACGTCCTGCCTCAAACCTATCGCCTGTCCCTGATACGGATCGGCAAACCCCACACGGTCGAAACGCTTACGCTAAACGCTGACAACACCCTCGAAATCCCGCTTGAGTTCGGCAAAAATCTGTCAGAGGTGGTGCTGGTGGTCAGCGGTACAACGCGTTTTACCCGCCAGCCAACCGCCTATCGCTTCTACTTTTTGCCTTAG
- a CDS encoding Adenine deaminase, whose amino-acid sequence MNRITRFSVPPLYQVTRELADVAAGRAAPDLVITNARILSTYTERILEDREIWIKHGRIAAVQKAGTAKRDSGAQFYDAQGGILAPGLVDPHIHVESSMMTVCAYAEGALLNGNTTIFCDSHEIGNVADRAGIEWMLEDARHAPLNVFLTVPSTVPSTSPDLETAGGDLTAEKIGAIFDAWPEAVALGEKMDYVPVYFSETRSHAVIAEALKRGLPICGHCYGREFVAAYAAAGVTDTHEAIDRDITEDFLEAGLWIFMRAGNPSTPWHSLPEIIKVVTELGVSTKRICLCTDDRDADDLFLFGLDWCVREAARLGIPKLTAWSMGSLHPATRYGMDNEIGGLGHSRRADIVLLNDDLEVQNTWYGGQLMVEHRKITPLLEEQLENRWRYPQAAYQTVKLAPQYQLVPELPRESVVANVIQVALPGIVTFHKKIKLEGGKSWQEHFAAHDLCFLSVVERHQGSGRVGHGLLQGFNLRSGAVASSVGHDAHNIIVAGVNEADMRLAVETIKEHRGGLVIVDQGKVEALVALPIAGLISDKRASEVRAESEHFNHIWKEKGIAIPYMGFNLLPLSVIPELRLTDRGLVAVPAMTILPLFEPAA is encoded by the coding sequence ATGAATCGCATTACCCGCTTTTCCGTTCCCCCCTTGTATCAAGTCACCCGTGAGTTAGCCGACGTGGCTGCCGGTCGCGCCGCGCCAGACCTGGTTATCACCAACGCCCGCATCCTCTCTACCTATACTGAACGGATTTTAGAGGATCGGGAAATCTGGATTAAACACGGGCGGATTGCTGCCGTACAAAAAGCCGGCACGGCAAAACGGGATAGCGGCGCTCAGTTCTACGACGCCCAGGGAGGCATCCTGGCGCCTGGACTGGTTGACCCTCACATTCACGTCGAGAGCAGCATGATGACCGTTTGCGCCTACGCCGAAGGGGCACTGCTCAACGGTAACACCACCATCTTTTGCGATAGCCACGAGATCGGAAACGTCGCCGACCGGGCGGGCATCGAATGGATGCTGGAAGATGCCCGCCATGCGCCGCTGAACGTCTTCCTTACCGTTCCCAGCACGGTGCCATCCACCTCACCCGACCTGGAAACCGCCGGGGGCGACCTGACGGCGGAGAAAATCGGTGCCATCTTCGATGCCTGGCCCGAAGCGGTGGCGCTGGGTGAGAAGATGGATTACGTGCCGGTATATTTCAGCGAAACCCGCAGTCACGCCGTCATCGCGGAGGCGTTAAAGCGCGGCCTGCCGATCTGCGGTCACTGTTACGGGCGTGAATTTGTGGCTGCCTACGCAGCAGCCGGCGTCACCGATACCCATGAAGCCATTGACCGCGACATCACCGAGGACTTCCTAGAGGCCGGCCTGTGGATCTTTATGCGCGCCGGTAACCCCTCCACGCCGTGGCACTCCCTGCCAGAGATCATCAAAGTCGTCACCGAGCTGGGCGTCTCGACCAAGCGCATTTGCCTGTGCACCGATGATCGCGATGCCGATGACCTCTTCCTCTTCGGACTGGATTGGTGCGTGCGCGAGGCGGCTCGTCTGGGCATCCCCAAACTGACTGCCTGGAGCATGGGTTCCCTTCACCCGGCGACGCGCTATGGGATGGATAACGAAATCGGTGGGCTGGGGCATTCCCGCCGCGCCGACATCGTCCTGCTGAACGACGATCTGGAAGTGCAAAACACCTGGTACGGCGGTCAATTAATGGTGGAACATCGCAAGATCACCCCGCTCCTGGAAGAACAGCTCGAAAACCGCTGGCGCTACCCGCAGGCAGCCTACCAGACCGTCAAACTGGCACCTCAGTACCAACTGGTACCCGAGTTGCCCAGAGAGAGCGTGGTTGCCAATGTCATCCAGGTGGCTCTGCCCGGCATCGTGACCTTCCACAAGAAGATTAAACTCGAAGGTGGCAAGAGCTGGCAGGAGCATTTTGCCGCCCACGACCTGTGCTTCTTGAGCGTGGTCGAACGTCATCAAGGTTCGGGGCGCGTCGGGCACGGTTTGCTGCAGGGCTTCAATCTGCGCAGCGGAGCGGTTGCCAGCAGTGTCGGACACGACGCCCATAATATCATTGTCGCCGGCGTTAACGAGGCCGACATGCGCCTGGCGGTAGAGACCATCAAAGAACACCGTGGTGGATTGGTGATTGTTGATCAGGGTAAAGTGGAAGCGCTGGTTGCCCTGCCCATTGCCGGCTTGATCTCCGATAAGCGGGCAAGCGAAGTGCGAGCCGAATCGGAGCATTTCAACCATATATGGAAAGAGAAGGGCATCGCCATTCCTTATATGGGCTTCAATTTGTTGCCTCTCTCGGTTATTCCCGAACTGCGCCTGACCGATCGCGGCCTGGTTGCCGTGCCGGCAATGACCATCTTGCCGCTATTTGAACCTGCTGCATAG
- a CDS encoding Glycosyl transferase, group 1 produces the protein MSPLESGIEETGRVGVQQRVLPDYRVAFFECLAERFPARLSVFAAQPLAQEMIRPAQSIPNVRFEQGFNLHFLHPAHPLYLCWQLGLLRWLGAWQPRVLIVEANPRYLTTRLAVQWMQRRGGKVIGWGLGAPPLGGFIGRLRQAERAKFFQSLDGIIAYSRRGAEQYRQAGLPAGRIFIAINAVARRPTVAPPPKPPVFEDRPRVLFVGRLQARKRIDLLLQACASLPANRQPHLAIVGEGPERQTLEEQAARIYPLAHFLGERRGAALKEAFDWADLFVLPGTGGLAAQQAMAHGLPLIVAEGDGTQEDLVRPANGWLVPPNDLIALMRALEEALSDAARLRRMGAESFRLAVEEVNVEAMAEVFHRAILQVLEAGS, from the coding sequence ATGTCGCCGCTAGAATCAGGCATAGAGGAGACTGGGCGAGTCGGGGTACAGCAACGCGTCCTGCCCGATTATCGCGTGGCGTTCTTTGAGTGCCTGGCAGAACGTTTTCCCGCCCGGCTGAGTGTTTTTGCCGCCCAGCCGCTGGCGCAAGAGATGATCCGACCTGCCCAAAGCATCCCGAATGTACGTTTCGAGCAGGGGTTCAACCTGCATTTCCTCCACCCTGCCCATCCGCTTTACCTGTGCTGGCAGTTGGGGCTGTTGCGCTGGTTGGGCGCCTGGCAACCGCGGGTGCTGATCGTTGAAGCCAACCCGCGCTATCTTACCACCCGCCTGGCAGTGCAATGGATGCAGCGGCGAGGCGGTAAGGTGATCGGCTGGGGGCTGGGTGCGCCGCCTCTGGGAGGATTCATCGGTCGCCTGCGCCAGGCAGAACGGGCAAAGTTTTTCCAGAGCCTGGATGGGATAATCGCCTATAGCCGCCGCGGTGCCGAGCAATACCGCCAGGCTGGATTGCCAGCCGGGCGCATCTTTATTGCCATCAACGCTGTGGCGCGCCGTCCGACCGTTGCTCCACCACCAAAACCGCCTGTTTTTGAAGACAGGCCCAGGGTGCTGTTTGTTGGCCGTTTACAGGCGCGCAAACGGATCGATTTGCTCTTGCAGGCCTGTGCCTCTTTGCCAGCCAACCGACAACCCCACCTGGCGATTGTCGGTGAAGGACCTGAACGACAGACATTGGAAGAACAGGCTGCCCGGATCTATCCCTTAGCCCATTTTTTAGGCGAGCGGCGCGGCGCTGCCCTGAAGGAAGCCTTTGACTGGGCAGATCTGTTCGTCCTGCCGGGCACAGGAGGTTTAGCCGCTCAGCAAGCCATGGCGCACGGATTGCCGCTCATTGTCGCCGAAGGAGATGGAACGCAAGAGGACCTGGTGCGACCTGCCAACGGTTGGTTGGTGCCGCCCAACGATCTGATTGCTCTTATGCGGGCTCTGGAGGAGGCGCTGAGCGATGCCGCCCGCCTGCGCCGTATGGGGGCCGAATCCTTTCGCCTGGCGGTTGAAGAGGTCAATGTGGAAGCCATGGCAGAAGTGTTTCACCGAGCCATTCTCCAGGTGCTGGAAGCGGGCTCTTGA